The Syntrophales bacterium region GAAACCAAGGCGTTACTCCTGAATGCGACCGCGGTCGTGGCGGTCATGGGCTGGGGAATCGCCGTGTGGGATTACGGGCAGCGGAGTCCCCGATTCCGGGACGAGGGCTGGTTCGAGCGGACCTCCAACGAGGGCGGAGCCGACAAGCTGGGGCATCTCTACTCCGGATATGCCCTGAGCCACCTCTTCGAGTCCCTCTACCGGCGCTGGGGCTACGACCGGGAGCAGGCGATCCGCCTGGGGGTGCTCTCCTCCGCAGGCCTCACCATGCTCGTTGAGCTGGGCGATTCCTTCAGCGAGTTCGGCTTCTCCTGCCAGGACGCCCTTTTCAGCCTTCTCGGAGCCGCCGTCGGCTATGGCATGGTCCGCTTTCCCGAGGTGGCGAAAAGGGTTGACTTCCGCGTCGAGTACGACCCCTTCCGATCCACCACCCGCAAGACCGATGTAACCACCGACTACGACCGCCACAAGTACCTGCTGGCCTTCAAGCTGGACGGTTTTGACACCTTCCGGGACACACCCCTCAAGTACCTGGAGCTGCACCTGGGGTATTACGCCCGGGGGTACGACCAGTACGACGGGCTGCCGTGGCAGGTTGACGAACGCTCCCGGACGGTCTACGTCGGGGTCGGCTTGAACGTGGGAAGGCTGCTGAAACCGCTCTGGGACACACGGCTGTTCCATTACATCCAGATGCCGTACACCTATGTGCCCTACAACCACCGGCTGGATTGAGGGTCGGGGGCTTTGGCCCGACCTCGCCTCAGGGACGGGCCGGAAACAGGGGTGACCGGGATCCCGTGCCGGGAAGACGCCTGTGACGGATCTGCGGTCAGACGGACTTGAGCAGCCGGTTGGACGGGGATTCCCGGAGGGCCGTCTCGAAGTCCCGCAGGCCGGCGGACAGCTCTTCCAGCGCCTCCGTCTGGAGGATGGGAATATCGTCCGATCCCCGCCTGTCCATGGCGGCCAGGACGTACGAAACAGTCAGGAGGTCCGGATCCACGGCCGGCTGGAATCCCGGTTCGCCCGGCCGCTCCAGCGACACATCCGCCAGGATGCC contains the following coding sequences:
- a CDS encoding DUF2279 domain-containing protein; translation: MRRTIMLFAAAFLIAASPAGASPQADSPVPRPDAGLTKETKALLLNATAVVAVMGWGIAVWDYGQRSPRFRDEGWFERTSNEGGADKLGHLYSGYALSHLFESLYRRWGYDREQAIRLGVLSSAGLTMLVELGDSFSEFGFSCQDALFSLLGAAVGYGMVRFPEVAKRVDFRVEYDPFRSTTRKTDVTTDYDRHKYLLAFKLDGFDTFRDTPLKYLELHLGYYARGYDQYDGLPWQVDERSRTVYVGVGLNVGRLLKPLWDTRLFHYIQMPYTYVPYNHRLD